In the Chromatiaceae bacterium genome, one interval contains:
- a CDS encoding DUF4157 domain-containing protein — MRIAQSLSRVSEAVRPKLANPTNSTVNMPRNTYEQDADRAADLVLHMTHSAVGRSGGPEPQSAGSTHEIGSEAHVADDAGNLTSGLGQGAPLDTASRAFFEPRFGHDFAKVRVYADDAAAEAASSLGARAYTRGSDIVFGKGEFDPRSLHGKRLLAHELAHIVQQRPVVGVHAEGVKGSSFESVAPVAVRNAPRAMIYREPSEPEPGALDFERVGNEAGTAGAKGAIPRLERLVSGAAVTRALAAIPITDAAQKNIVIQQILSTPEALRKVAEAGNVRFLSQEEYENGIKYLGFPGGASAFADPGNDFLYITPLGTPSGFVLGHEVSHIQTGPVRAAATETDADAEMSIKLGMLNTEIRAAFVDFAFVKLQAMHQQINAGASEDSAVAAFAQDYSSEIFTYITDHGSVGSALGKLAVLVSERRGKESVPTNGEALKKAAAKGYVSEADLPSMFSHEPNPFEMDDSIEIDGL; from the coding sequence ATGCGTATTGCACAATCGCTGTCCAGGGTTTCGGAAGCTGTCCGGCCCAAGCTGGCGAATCCAACGAATTCCACGGTCAACATGCCGCGGAACACCTACGAGCAAGATGCCGATCGCGCCGCCGATCTGGTGCTGCACATGACGCACTCGGCGGTTGGCCGTTCGGGAGGACCCGAGCCACAAAGTGCCGGCTCGACGCATGAAATCGGTTCAGAGGCACATGTTGCCGACGACGCGGGCAATCTCACATCCGGGCTTGGCCAGGGGGCGCCGTTGGACACTGCCAGCCGGGCCTTTTTTGAACCACGTTTCGGGCATGACTTCGCCAAGGTACGCGTGTACGCCGATGATGCAGCCGCTGAGGCCGCTTCAAGTCTGGGTGCCCGTGCCTACACGCGTGGATCTGACATTGTGTTCGGCAAAGGAGAGTTCGATCCGCGCTCGCTGCATGGGAAACGCCTGCTGGCACACGAGTTGGCGCACATCGTGCAGCAAAGACCTGTCGTTGGCGTACACGCTGAGGGAGTAAAGGGTTCGTCGTTCGAATCAGTGGCACCTGTCGCGGTACGGAACGCGCCGCGCGCGATGATCTATCGCGAGCCAAGCGAACCCGAACCAGGCGCACTCGATTTCGAGCGCGTCGGCAACGAAGCCGGAACGGCCGGTGCAAAGGGCGCGATTCCCCGCTTGGAGCGACTCGTCAGCGGCGCGGCCGTCACCCGCGCCCTGGCAGCGATACCCATTACCGATGCCGCGCAAAAGAACATTGTCATCCAGCAGATACTCAGTACGCCCGAAGCCCTGCGCAAGGTGGCGGAAGCTGGGAACGTGCGGTTCTTGTCCCAGGAAGAGTACGAGAACGGGATCAAGTACCTTGGCTTCCCGGGCGGCGCTTCGGCATTCGCCGATCCCGGCAACGATTTTCTCTACATCACGCCGCTAGGCACGCCCAGTGGGTTCGTGCTGGGGCACGAGGTCAGCCACATTCAGACCGGCCCCGTGCGCGCAGCCGCTACCGAAACTGATGCCGACGCTGAGATGTCCATCAAGTTGGGCATGCTCAACACCGAAATTCGCGCCGCTTTTGTCGACTTTGCGTTCGTGAAGCTGCAAGCGATGCACCAGCAGATCAACGCCGGCGCGAGTGAAGATTCGGCTGTGGCGGCCTTTGCACAGGACTATTCGAGCGAGATCTTCACCTACATAACGGACCATGGCTCAGTCGGTTCCGCGCTTGGGAAACTGGCAGTCTTGGTGAGCGAGCGGCGTGGGAAAGAAAGCGTCCCGACGAATGGCGAAGCGCTGAAGAAAGCCGCCGCGAAAGGCTATGTCAGTGAGGCAGATCTGCCGTCGATGTTTTCTCACGAGCCGAATCCTTTCGAGATGGACGACTCCATTGAGATCGATGGCCTGTGA